ACTCCTTAGTCAGGCATTGTGAATCAGAAGCGACCCAATGATAAAATTGCCTTGCTTAAATTACAAACACCTCAGACGTGTTGGCTGAATTATTTAATGGCTATTTGGTTACTGTCTGGTTGAATGGAATAATTGCAGTAAACTCTATAGCTTCTCTGACATGTTACTGCGGTTCTTATGCTGCCTTGGCTCACAAATCACCCCCCTTCACTCTCACAGTAGACTTTCCATTCTCAAGTTGCGTGAAGGATGCGATCGGAGTGGTTCACAGCAGGAGGCATCACTCAGATTTGTCTATGGCTCTAGTATCAGAAAATGACCAAGTGAGTGATGACTGTGGTGTCTATCGGGAGCTGCTCTAGAGGAgaggcatatactgtactagCTGCTAGCATACCATAAGTATACAGAAATCCTGAAGTgaaatgcaatacatttttcaaAGAAATTTAAAACACCACCACAGCGATTTTCATACGGGAAGCCTTTCTTAGCCAACTTTGGAGCAGTGATTTTAATGTATTGATCAGGGGATATACCCATCTAATCCTACTTGCACAGACATTTGAAGTTTATCTACAAAAAAATGTCAtctttgcacatacagtataaggagatccaggtgCTTGGGATTTTTTCCTTTGGGAAAATAACATTGGGATTTTGAATATTCGCACCTAAAACTCTCACGGTGACGAAGAAGTTTGAAATGCGGAAGTTTTGCCCTACACATTTTTGTCATCTGACTTTAACTGGGTGTTTGGTACGTTAAAACAGAGCACTTTGCTACATGAGAGCTAACTTGTAGTGCAATGTCATTGTTTCATTGCTATTCATTGTTTAAAAAAATAGTTACAAAACTCATTGAATACCTTGTAAAATCACGATTACTACATTTTAATACCTTTGAAATTGCCTTTATTTTTGCTAAGATGATTAAAAAAGATGGTGGAAGGACATGTAGGAATGTTTTGTGCCGCTCCTCACTTCAACCTCATACTCTATGCCATTTCTTTTCACTCCCCTAGAGGGTCAAGAGGTGAGAGCGGCTGGCATGGAAAAGACGAGCTCCCCTCTGCAGCGTCCCCAGTTAAACTTTCATGGGAGTGGGGCCACAAAGGACATGAATGGGGGACCTGCTGAAATATTCATGCCTGCACTGAAAGGCAGAATAAAGGGCTTTCTGTGTGCGTACACATAACGCGTTTAATGTATATCCAACTCTACCACCAACATAGACTGGGCCATCTCCAGTGTCGTCGCTTCATCCAGACATTCTGAATATAATTAGTGCACTCAAATGCTCTTATCATGATGATCTCAGAAACAGATCATGTGAAGAGGCAAGTCTTTTAATGTTACATTTTAGTTTGTTCAGAGGTTTATTAAAACTACTATTAAGACATCAGGTTGCACATACGTGGTCTCTACAATGATGTACACTTGTTTCGTCATTTGACAAGTTTGACAGAACATGAAGGACATGAGAGAATTGAACACTTACCCAAGACTCATGATAAAGCACGGTCAGGAGGTACATGGCATAATCATAATTCTGCTGTCGTAAAGGGCAACTGAGAAGAGGAAGAATTGTATGTTAACATTATGTTACTGTGTAGCGCAAGTATGAGGATGCTTTTAAATCATATTAATGAATGCCTACCAGTCTGTGACAATGGTGAGTGTATCTGTCTCCGTGCAATATCGGTCCCCCACCAACTTGATCATCTTTCTTCTTGCATGATCATCTAAATTCAGACTAGACAGCTTCAGCTGCAGAGGACAGAAAACAAATAGGCATACGGTTACAAAAATGCATGTGATTCCTGCTCTGATGTTGGACTAAAATTGGACCATCCAGGGACAGAAGTGAtacgtgaaatgcgctatgtttgtagtggttgtctaatgtgtcttgatgtctgtacaggaacgctgtgcgaatacgccgctctgtctggcacctggctattttgtgtcagtttaattatttgctttttgtatctttttctttttcttgttttattattttgattattgttgttatatgttttgtgactcagggcattgctgtaaaagagcttgatgctcagtcaattttccctgaataaaaaacggttgatgatgatgatgatgatactgGGCCACCATACTGGGCCACCACTCCCATCCATCCACCCCCTCTATGATAAGCtgttagactgggtaaacccagcctgatctgctggcgatttggatttcgccctgcagctcaggctggaaacctgcacatctatttctcctgcttcctgtccacgtttgctgggtccaatcacaaactggcttatccaccaggcgcacccgttggtctgattggttgaaggacaatccaagtgtacagagtcatttgaactatgcccattgatcacgcctgtTATGCAGTAGAGATAAATCGCAGAATAatattcaatcttaaaagaagaaaaagcttgaaaatgtatcttagtatggtgatagccagactataaacccagccccatctgcccGTGATTTGATTTGGCCCTGaaactcaggctggaaaccccCAAATTTTCCTATCCTACTTCTGTTACAAATTAGTGGGGACCAGTCataaactggcttatccacctggcacactaggatcgttggtctgactggttgaaggactatccaaatgcatcacacctcttgtgcagtataaaatacagagcagactccccagacataaaagattgagcttggtctggtgataacCAGGTTAATAAGCTGTGGCAGATCAGCCAGGCTCATCTCCCCTACATGAAGGATGGTGCCAGGCAGCAGGTGGTTCTCTATACTGAACCACATCAGGCTATACAACACTCAGGGTGATGCTCATGCCTGACACAATAAAGTTCCATAGTGCGtcctatacattatcccttacatagtgCAATACCAGATCATCCTGAGCGTGCACTGGCAATGTCAGAGATGTCATGattatgtatactgtacatgtatattaTAAAATCAATACATCATCTGTCTTATGATGAATAGGTATATGAGTTTTCCCTCTTCTTCAGACCTGTACACAAATAGTCAACAGGTCATCCATAAGCCCATTGTTAGGCCAACCCTGACCCATACAATAAATCCCTGATGAGTTGAAAACTTATTTACAGGGATTCCACAGCTTAGTGGAGCGGTAAGTGCTCTCCCTGGGGAGGGAAAACAAAAGGGATTACAGCATACATATGCCTGGGGATTGTGACAGCAGAATCTACACCCTACACAGTCGTGCAAACCTATGGATGAGGGAGGGCAAGTCTATTTGCGTGGAGCCAgccaggtgtgtgcatgtgattggtCCCGAAGTACTAAGGATGCCGTTTTCAGTGACAGCTTTGCTAGACCGAGCTGAGCAGTTCTAAGTGTTTCAGTGGGGGCCTGGCCCTCTTGCTCCTGTGGGATTTATCCTACAATCTGACTTCTGAtcaacccccctcctctccacgccCCAAAATCCTAGACTAATCCATCAGGATTAATGGTTGAAACAATTCCTGCATCGGGGTCGCAATCTTCTGGCAAGTGCCAGTGGAGCAGATGGTGTTTGATTCATGTTCAAGTCAGATATATGAACCAATCTATTGTCCCTACTTGCAAAACTGAGGATGAAAACAATTAACACTGTTCAAAATGTTGGGTGTGAAGAAACATGCTGCCTGAATCAATAACTCACAGAGCCCACATGTAGCTGCACTTTGATTGATGAGGTCATATCAAACATTATTTTAGGTTTTTTTCTGATAGgaatgacagatgacagatgatAGGAATGACAGATTATTCCAATATTATTCCAATATCTGTCATTCCAGATTATTattggaataataataatttgggTCTTTTTTCATTATTCAACGTCACAACGATTCATTGACGCAAAAACAGACAAGACACGTTCAGGAAAGAGGCACACAATCATACGCAACAGACCTCTTAGAGGTGCAAGCAACCTGACCTTAGCTGTACTGAAAGATGTTGCAGAGAACTTAAATGTGTCCAATAggcaccttcgctcaccccctagcattccgaattacaccgttttcagccgagcttgcagtaggcttgcaGCTTCCTGTTGGCCATATGAtgtatgcagctaaatcgctatttttaaaggaatacgccacccaaaaatgaaattaagctagtctcggtcacccccagagttagaacagtgaaaaaaacccggttaaaatccgtccgggcattctcctgctttgggagcagcgatgttagctttagcttagcacagttgctgtagatgaagggtgtcagtgagcacgtcctccaaaaaagtgaccgagacgtctacatttttttctaaatatatcttgggagccgtgtgttcaaaacgagtacaaatcataatgcaaaatcgaacgagactattacctgggcagatctttacttggaactatattcagcctcatcgccgacgaagcaccgctagctaggcgcaaagttctcacgtagcaccacttgtgaagttccagtcgaatctagttgggagtttacaagactgctacgttaGCCCACTCTCGCAAGTCctcggacatgcacatttctagtttaaaaagactgtttatacaagcagtaccttcaaaGAATCTCGTAGAATCTTGTAATGAAGTCGCAATAAGTCGACTGatgagcacgaacgaacaggaaggacatgGGAACagattgcaaaagtaattccataggaaatatatagttatactgtctacatgagcatgatgagtacacGGTATCAACGAAGCTCAAAAGGTTTGCGATATGTTCCcatgtccttcctgttcgtttgtgctcatcagtcgacttatcgcgacttcattACAAGATGGCGgtcagcggagagattctatgaaggtactgcttgtataaacagtcttttaaaataaactttctgtgcacttccaaaattctcagtatctcgttttaaatgtcaggaccctgacAGGACCCTCAGATGcatctaccaatgcagtgtggagttacttggaacctttttaatggtttaaaaataggaatttagctgcataggctatgtTATGCCCAACAGGTCGCtgcaagcctactgcaagctcggCTGATAACGGTGTAATTCGGAATGCtagggggtgagcgaaggtgccTATTGGACACATGCAAGTACTCGGCAACATCTTTCAGTACAGctaaggtcaatttcacaccgaaCTTCTCCTTTAAGTTAACTTTGAAACAGTCACCTTACTTTTGAATAGACAATAACTATAGATCATACAAGTGATGAACCTCAAAAACTCTAGACTGGAGTAACTCAACATTAGGCACGTCCAATATGTTTAGTGTTCTAAAGACAAatagtatggttatggttaccaAACTAATAGGTAAGTACCcagaagtgaacacacacagatagctatcaaaattgtgttttcatTATACAACTAAGCACAAAAAAATGCTTTTAAAACCCTGGAGCTACTGTAGCTCCGTTCTATGTGATCTgaatggtgtatatttgtgtaataGAATAAATGAGAACCTCTGACATTATTTAACAAAATCCAATCAGAATTGTACAATCACCATTCCACCAGAAAGATGTCTGATGAGTACACTAAAACACTACCGCCATCATCAAGGTTTGGGTGGTGGTGAGAGCCCCCTACATGTGAAGCGCCTTGAAGGTACGTAGAAAattacctacagtacacaatgTGATGTCAAACCCACATATTAATTGATATCAAAGCAGAATTTTGTTAAAGTACACATATTCCCACATCCTCCCTCATGGACACTTACTCGGAGTGTGACTACACGGGCTTTTGGATTCCTCAGTGAAGTCCCAGCAGACACAAATTCTTTGCTCTCTACTTGTATGGGAAAATGTTTTTCACTAGCAGCTTCAGAGTCCAAACCAGCAGGCCACTCCGTGCAGAAGGCTTTGGAGAGATTACACAAAACATTCATAAATATTGTTAACTCAACATTGCGTTTCTGTTCTTGTAAGAAATGCTTGCATGTGAAGGAAAGGTACACATATTTACTAGTATGGCTAAGTTAGCATTTTTTTATACTGACAATTCAGAAAATTCTCTTACGTTTTAATTCCTCACAGTGTTTCTTAATGGCAGCAGGTGTTAAGTGCAAGAAGTTTGGAATCTGGGGGGAAAAATcccacaaaaaaacatgttacatTCACATATGTTATTAGAACATGTAGAAATCACTGATCAGGTAGCTGCGACCGGCCATATGGTACCTGACACTCATATGTAAATGCAGGTGTACATAACATGCAAAACCTTCAACTCAAATTGGATGCTAACAATGCAATACTACCAATATGTTTCGAAAAAAATACAAGGACCCATGAATGTTCAATAGAGATCATTCTAGTGTGCAGACATTAAAATGTATGTGACAGAATGTTACTAGTTGTACCTTAATGAGCTCCAAGTTGCCCTTCTTCTCTGGAGGTACACCTCTGTTCACTGGGTAACCCATCCTCACAGGTAAGGGTACAGCTGAAGGCTTAAACACTGCTGCAGATGGGTACACTGCTGTCCAGTCTTGGTCTTCTGACATCTTCTCTGTTCTAGGTTCTCCAGGCTATTGGAATGGAGATGTGAGAAAGGTAGAGCACTTCTGGTGCAGTGTGAAGGAGGGACTAAGTTGTGCCCCACTGCTTAATTAAAAGGTGAAACATAAAGGAATATGGATAGCAGCTACTTACATCTCGCCTTGGCTTTCTTGGTCCTCTGGGTCTGTCTGGGAagcctgaaagaaagaaaatgttaaAACCAAGAAGACACAAGTCTCTATAGCATTGTCAACCAGCTTGTTAAGTCATTGCAATTGCTGTATGGACCATAATACTAACATTTGCTCACGAGTGTGTTAAATGATTTTTCTTGACTGTCTAATTTTCACAAACGGGTCAAAAACCAGCCCTCTATGCGTGGTACCATGTCACTTGTTTCCGTGACCGCATAATGCTGCATAACTCATCTCGCTGGAGCAGCTAACTTTGTTGACAGCCATACAGGTAACGTCAGATGTTAGCGCGCTAGCTAAGTTACTTAACTAGCGTTTTGTTAAGCGAAAAAGGATCAATGACACaatgacacataatgtatatAATCAAAGTGATACCTTTGGCATTGGTCCCAGATAACGCTGTTGAATAAGAAGCTCCTCTGCCCAATAAATTGAATGCATAATTAGTTAAGCAGTGACCGCTTGCCCGCGTAAAGGACAACGCTGTGGTGCACATTGTGGACGCAGACATGTTGGAAAGAAGCTGAGTGAGGAACTACGGTACGAACGAAGGGACATACTTCGTCACACTATAGACGGACCACTATCAAC
This sequence is a window from Sardina pilchardus chromosome 10, fSarPil1.1, whole genome shotgun sequence. Protein-coding genes within it:
- the mrps35 gene encoding small ribosomal subunit protein mS35; translated protein: MSASTMCTTALSFTRASGHCLTNYAFNLLGRGASYSTALSGTNAKGFPDRPRGPRKPRRDPGEPRTEKMSEDQDWTAVYPSAAVFKPSAVPLPVRMGYPVNRGVPPEKKGNLELIKIPNFLHLTPAAIKKHCEELKPFCTEWPAGLDSEAASEKHFPIQVESKEFVSAGTSLRNPKARVVTLRLKLSSLNLDDHARRKMIKLVGDRYCTETDTLTIVTDCCPLRQQNYDYAMYLLTVLYHESWKTEAWEAEKTREDMEEYHWEGSPSQKNVLDTLQRMRATSEGEEDPSAVREELLGRPEVQEYRDSVTRLKNEGGTEENMLQYREAVKKLLNI